A single region of the Nakaseomyces glabratus chromosome D, complete sequence genome encodes:
- the SOG2 gene encoding Sog2p (CAGL0D02288g~Ortholog(s) have role in budding cell apical bud growth, cell separation after cytokinesis, cellular response to biotic stimulus, cellular response to drug and cellular response to neutral pH, more), whose protein sequence is MEHQIKIGHENMPLANEKYNDDSSKGSQAMNELSIDEMREVIDHELTQQESKNSSTVKLIGLNLKTIPPEDIKLLANAERLSLRKNNITYLPENFSELKNLRYLDLHSNGLREIPVELLNCQKLEILDISSNKISQLPEEFPSVFSTRLKVISLKNNRLTSIWKLSPILQLNHIKVLEIEGNPIPKEELDQVLSYVPNQQNLPKDEYWAIAIPRFLNNHPKMKVQSLESKLSRAAKRMGFVNTIPVTDEQLNDSSISSATISEHINNVTIAKENFTDTNMNTPNVLSSNDLYNHTKYNDYFKRLSILPEEVNQEQHKVSHTDLVVACRKLLFSFTECQQAIRKITSLCKEKSIAVNVVSLLYSVRSHIDNLVEILEQSDNQEISNDQPLITLCMTIISIFKQIIALLQKNFKAFFEEDDLCFIRMFFMSLVCSYTEMYNAWSFITPQETLLLHKKSASNNSNKIQPESDGHPAIIRSKSEANSRTDHVGLSRKPTLTNVSKPDIAGVRLSNEEKTRYHDAVSDQESSVEHNESGIPKVARSRSNTIQGRGTGSLLNVNGSKSNIITSPNGVSQLRTQGQLPTHAVATTNSTQEQGSSDKHKMNISNLAKTADNRGGNFKNPPDEKQINNELQNGNVSLTAPKLKQVQQPPLTEKGGISTPTGTDVDIDQQLHETLGTVVKMVTMVYNQLTSEISKVALASSTGHQVLTDTLATKIKDLTDTCRQLLQLSQVLGERLRLLTGDGITAEKYSTTSEKLKTWESINAFLKAIISILANAKTLMADLPSLNEVRPQLASLAKITKDVTVILDLSSYKAVSVAAANQEALQHNNNNSETKSGDSKSPVNESAISGDHSHTDIANVPLFTPQAASAYMRDPFDQQ, encoded by the coding sequence ATGGAACATCAGATAAAAATAGGGCATGAGAATATGCCACTagcaaatgaaaaataCAATGACGATAGTTCAAAGGGGTCTCAAGCTATGAATGAGTTAAGTATAGATGAAATGAGAGAAGTAATAGATCATGAGTTAACACAACAGGAATCAAAAAATAGCTCCACTGTTAAACTTATAGGACTGAACCTTAAAACAATACCACCGGAAGATATTAAACTACTTGCAAATGCAGAAAGACTCTCACTAAGGAAAAACAACATAACATACTTACCAGAAAACTTTAGTGAGTTAAAAAACCTGCGCTACCTCGATCTGCATAGTAATGGGCTTCGAGAGATCCCGGTTGAACTTCTGAATTGCCAGAAGTTGGAAATTTTGGATATATCATCCAATAAAATCTCTCAGCTTCCAGAGGAATTTCCAAGCGTATTCTCTACTAGATTAAAGGTTATATCTCTGAAGAACAACAGACTTACCTCAATTTGGAAACTATCTCCTATTCTTCAACTAAATCATATAAAAGTTCtagaaattgaaggaaaCCCTATACCgaaagaagaacttgatcAAGTACTATCTTATGTTCCAAATCAACAAAACTTACCTAAAGATGAGTATTGGGCAATTGCCATTCCTCGCTTTCTTAACAATCACCCAAAAATGAAAGTACAGTCGCTAGAGTCAAAATTGAGTAGAGCGGCAAAGCGGATGGGGTTTGTTAATACCATACCAGTAACTGATGAACAATTGAATGATTCTAGCATCTCATCTGCCACTATATCAGAACATATCAATAATGTTACTATTGCCAAAGAGAATTTCACAGATACGAATATGAATACACCTAATGTTCTGTCTTCAAATGACCTCTACAACCATACTAAATACAACgattatttcaaaagacTATCAATTCTTCCAGAAGAGGTTAACCAGGAACAGCATAAAGTATCACACACTGATTTGGTTGTTGCTTGTCGCAAATTATTGTTTAGTTTTACAGAGTGTCAACAGGCAATACGAAAGATCACTTCACTTTGTAAAGAAAAGTCCATTGCTGTGAATGTGGTATCTCTTCTATATTCGGTTAGATCACACATTGATAATCTTGTGGAAATTTTAGAACAGTCTGACAATCAAGAAATCTCGAACGACCAACCTTTGATCACACTTTGTATGACTATCATCTCAATATTTAAACAAATTATTGCGCTGTTAcagaaaaattttaaagCTTTTTTTGAGGAAGATGATTTATGTTTCATAAGAATGTTTTTCATGTCACTAGTGTGTTCATATACTGAAATGTACAATGCATGGAGCTTTATTACACCACAGGAGACACTTTTACTACATAAGAAAAGTGCCAGTAACAATAGCAATAAAATTCAACCTGAGAGTGATGGTCATCCGGCTATAATAAGAAGTAAAAGCGAAGCGAACAGTAGGACAGACCATGTCGGATTAAGCAGAAAACCAACGCTAACTAATGTTTCAAAACCAGATATTGCTGGAGTACGATTGtcaaatgaagaaaaaactaGATATCATGATGCCGTATCTGATCAAGAAAGCTCAGTAGAACACAATGAATCAGGCATTCCAAAAGTAGCCAGGTCAAGAAGTAATACCATACAAGGTAGAGGAACAGGTAGTCTTTTGAATGTTAATGGATCTAAGtctaatataataacatCTCCTAATGGTGTTAGTCAGTTACGAACTCAAGGACAACTACCTACTCATGCAGTTGCTACTACAAACAGTACTCAAGAGCAAGGTTCTTCGGACAAACATAAAATGAATATTTCTAATTTAGCTAAGACAGCAGATAATAGAGGTGGTAATTTCAAGAATCCACCTGATGAGAAACAGATTAACAATGAACTTCAAAATGGAAATGTGTCTCTTACAGCACCAAAACTAAAGCAAGTACAGCAACCCCCATTAACTGAGAAGGGTGGAATCTCAACACCGACTGGAACGGATGTAGATATTGATCAGCAACTTCACGAAACATTGGGAACAGTAGTTAAGATGGTGACAATGGTGTATAATCAACTTACATCTGAAATATCTAAAGTTGCTTTGGCTAGTTCAACAGGACATCAGGTATTGACCGATACACTAGCTaccaaaataaaagattTAACAGATACCTGTAGGCAATTATTGCAATTATCACAGGTACTAGGTGAAAGGTTACGGCTTCTGACTGGTGATGGAATAACTGCTGAAAAGTATTCAACGACCTCTGAAAAGCTAAAAACATGGGAAAGTATCAATGCCTTCCTCAAAGCAattatttcaattcttgCCAATGCAAAGACTTTAATGGCTGATTTGCCAAGTCTAAATGAAGTAAGGCCACAACTTGCTTCGTTAGCCAAGATAACCAAAGATGTTACGGTGATTTTAGATTTGAGTTCATATAAAGCAGTTTCTGTTGCAGCAGCAAATCAAGAAGCTCTACAGcataacaataacaactCTGAAACAAAATCTGGAGATTCCAAATCGCCAGTAAACGAATCGGCTATAAGTGGTGATCACAGTCATACAGACATCGCCAATGTTCCACTGTTTACACCACAGGCTGCTAGTGCTTATATGAGGGATCCATTCGACCAACAGTAA
- the MSC6 gene encoding Msc6p (CAGL0D02310g~Ortholog(s) have mRNA binding activity, role in reciprocal meiotic recombination and mitochondrial matrix localization) produces MLRINQRLLVRSLRDAQYQYLKSTALRFLSSSTQSNVETTPRRSGRLFELNKEYTGKLAQPDGKANIESLYNEFKNDLDKISEFSNGRQGMAPKYGRSRSLSFINRLFQSITNAKNTSSLDPYVVLEQLSKYNLIGPAQYEMILRYYLLVKDAPKDVISLWVKYLEQFTTSNENLMAYTTIAYLKLPDMNEPDCSMLQQILQTERFHTDIPFGRIISIVEQNEVLKRDQELSNRFAYLLNLYATQNKTWFINQLDICYTESRLRSFYNIYSAQRDINNCDIEIITKFMEQFNKLNANSSFPMQVFNEYKDKLSDADGFKLKLGLLDIVSKYPAPSKIQKLQRLLAVWNSYLKPEFGKVGIDASLAYASLIKALNTSGNIEELQNIWEKEIPTEYKNNQVVFEAFLLAIIRRTKITYSQIQNRIDATKFGKLKSVDLAEAIALKIFNENPNDSKVFDDFYQQNSLDSFGSNTSILALKTYGDYIYKTKTDDETYVIANDVRSKVLKLKPQISTQSWKQEVNLILEKFIDIAPSIIPVRVLFEQRGIYQLNFTLQKKILFSEFRKPDGDVQNAEKIFEELMKTDNNKVSQPMRINSPQLMGTMIKGLCQVIGRTHDVSLYPELSKYLEMLPGLEVHMSINWMEQVLRTIRMVFRSGSTKTIPKELLEFSEFIIEKLPAIDPDFNYQFRNDDIAMFKKIGAKSFSKLKSTST; encoded by the coding sequence ATGTTAAGGATAAACCAGAGACTACTAGTACGTTCCTTAAGAGATGCCCAGTACCAATACCTTAAAAGTACGGCTTTAAGATTTTTATCGTCTAGCACACAGTCAAATGTTGAGACAACACCAAGAAGATCAGGAAGGTTATTTGAGTTGAACAAAGAGTATACAGGCAAATTGGCACAACCTGATGGGAAGGCAAATATTGAATCTTTATACAATGAGTTCAAAAATGACTTAGATAAGATATCTGAATTTTCAAACGGAAGACAAGGAATGGCACCAAAATATGGCAGGAGCAGATCATTGTCTTTTATTAACCGTCTTTTTCAAAGCATTACAAATGCGAAGAATACTTCTAGCTTAGACCCATATGTTGTGCTTGAACAACTATCGAAGTATAATTTGATAGGTCCTGCTCAATATGAGATGATATTGAGATACTACCTGCTTGTGAAGGACGCTCCTAAAGATGTTATCTCCCTGTGGGTTAAATATTTGGAGCAATTCACAACATCAAATGAAAACTTAATGGCATATACCACAATAGCATACTTGAAACTTCCTGATATGAACGAACCAGATTGCAGCATGTTACAACAGATTTTACAGACAGAAAGATTTCATACCGACATTCCATTCGGAAGAATAATTTCCATTGTTGAACAGAATGAAGTGTTGAAAAGGGACCAAGAATTATCCAACAGATTTGCATATCTCTTAAATTTATATGCAACACAAAACAAGACGTGGTTCATAAATCAACTTGATATCTGTTACACAGAATCTAGACTAAGAAGCTTTTATAATATCTATTCTGCACAAAGGGATATCAATAACTGcgatattgaaattattacaAAGTTTATGGAGCAATTCAATAAACTGAATGCGAACTCCTCTTTTCCAATGCAAGTATTCAACGAGTATAAGGATAAACTTAGCGACGCGGATGGTtttaaattaaaattagGATTACTCGACattgtttcaaaatatcCAGCTCCctcaaaaatacaaaaactGCAAAGACTATTGGCTGTTTGGAATTCATATTTGAAACCAGAATTTGGTAAAGTGGGAATCGATGCCTCTCTAGCATATGCTTCTTTGATCAAAGCTTTAAATACATCTGgaaatattgaagaatTACAGAATATATGGGAAAAAGAGATACCTACAGAGTATAAGAATAACCAAGTTGTCTTTGAGGCCTTTTTACTAGCAATTAtcagaagaacaaagatCACATATTCACAAATTCAAAACAGAATAGATGCTACGAAATTTGGGAAACTAAAATCTGTTGATCTAGCTGAAGCAATAGCGTtaaaaatttttaatgaGAATCCAAATGATAGCAAagtatttgatgatttttACCAACAGAACAGCTTGGATTCATTTGGGTCTAATACCTCCATTTTGGCGTTGAAAACATATGGTGACTACATATACAAAACCAAGACGGACGATGAGACATATGTTATCGCTAATGATGTTAGAAGCAAAGTACTAAAACTAAAGCCTCAAATTTCTACTCAATCGTGGAAGCAAGAGGTCAACTTGATTTTAGAAAAGTTCATCGATATTGCACCTTCGATTATTCCTGTCCGTGTGTTATTTGAGCAAAGAGGGATTTACCAATTGAATTTCACcttacaaaaaaagattttGTTCAGTGAATTCCGTAAACCGGATGGTGATGTTCAGAATGCggagaaaatatttgagGAATTAATGAAGACTGACAACAACAAAGTATCGCAACCCATGAGAATCAACTCACCTCAATTAATGGGTACAATGATAAAGGGTCTTTGTCAGGTTATTGGTAGAACACACGACGTGTCACTATATCCAGAATTATCCAAGTACCTAGAAATGCTTCCTGGTTTAGAAGTTCATATGTCTATTAATTGGATGGAACAGGTTCTGAGAACAATAAGGATGGTCTTTAGAAGTGGTAGTACTAAAACTATCCCAAAAGAACTACTGGAATTCTCTGAATTCATTATCGAAAAGTTGCCTGCAATAGATCCCGATTTCAATTACCAGTTTAGAAATGATGACATAGCTAtgttcaaaaaaattggtgCAAAATCATTCTCAAAGCTAAAATCCACTTCGACATGA
- the TFB6 gene encoding TFIIH complex subunit TFB6 (CAGL0D02266g~Ortholog(s) have cytoplasm, holo TFIIH complex localization): MSEPPTPVHAGPNEQLDIDDIKELSDEDIEELDLKPDMDTDSLSEKHQGEYVQENGAVKREHSILSNEELYGEDERSDFQPRVNINSPFSSYANLRALDDRARPKPQRRLSMSQQSKFIAYCDQKLMDIQRKFVQSRGLNTQNGYQGLEPLLQDVKCLVDFIWYSLDGSPNTDVLLTEELQSDDSMGMKMNNNNMAKDTYFGQSSYLIKIADDLLDYIEKFDLKFLSGEELHQTLSKLFKLLFILDRIFSKLIDGDIPGGKRLNGTESVRVNGIAERTRMKLPVIFESQDLHGYHFEVSKVYENTLERCSR; the protein is encoded by the coding sequence ATGTCAGAACCACCTACGCCAGTGCATGCTGGGCCCAACGAGCAGCTGGATATTGATGACATCAAGGAGCTGAGCGATGAGGATATCGAAGAGCTGGATTTGAAGCCGGACATGGACACTGATTCGTTATCTGAAAAGCATCAAGGGGAGTATGTACAAGAGAATGGGGCTGTGAAGCGAGAGCATAGCATATTGTCGAATGAGGAGCTGTATGGGGAGGACGAGCGCTCAGATTTTCAGCCTCGAGTTAACATCAATTCACCATTTTCTTCCTATGCCAATCTGCGAGCCCTTGACGATAGAGCTAGACCTAAGCCGCAGAGACGACTGTCTATGTCCCAGCAGTCGAAGTTTATTGCATATTGTGATCAAAAACTCATGGACATTCAACGAAAATTTGTCCAATCTCGTGGGCTTAACACACAGAATGGGTACCAAGGCCTGGAGCCCTTGTTACAGGACGTTAAATGCCTGGTGGACTTCATATGGTACTCATTAGATGGATCCCCCAATACTGATGTACTATTAACAGAGGAGCTTCAATCCGATGACTCTATGGGAATGAAGAtgaacaataacaatatgGCTAAAGACACTTACTTCGGCCAGTCCTCTTATCTCATCAAGATAGCAGATGATTTGCTAGACTACATAGAAAAATTTGACTTAAAGTTTTTATCTGGTGAGGAATTACACCAAACGTTATCGAAACTGTTCAAACTACTGTTTATTCTGGATAGAATATTCTCCAAACTGATCGACGGTGACATACCCGGTGGGAAAAGGTTAAATGGTACAGAATCCGTAAGAGTTAATGGTATTGCTGAGAGGACTAGGATGAAATTACCTGTCATTTTTGAAAGTCAGGATTTACACGGCTACCATTTTGAAGTGAGTAAAGTGTACGAAAATACATTAGAGAGATGTTCCAGATAA
- the CFT2 gene encoding cleavage polyadenylation factor subunit CFT2 (CAGL0D02332g~Ortholog(s) have RNA binding activity, role in mRNA polyadenylation, pre-mRNA cleavage required for polyadenylation, response to drug and mRNA cleavage and polyadenylation specificity factor complex localization): MTYSFKCCDDGSGIASGSILRFDNVTILLDPGWSSYKVSYEDSVAFWSNIIAEVDIILISQPTTECLGAYTFLYYNFISHFISHIQVYATLPVANLGRVSTIEFYVTKGIIGPYQTNQLDIDDVEKAFDFIDVLKYSQLVDLRSKYDGLSLFAYNSGYAPGGAIWCITTYSEKLIYAPRWNHTRDTILNAANLLDNTGKPLSSLMRPSAIVTNFDHFGSSQPFRKRAKSFKDILKTKLSNNGNILIPVDIGGKFLDLFVLVHDFLYENGRNNKLANIPIVLLSYTKARSLTYAKSMTEWFSSISAKTWENRNQKTAFDLDTPFSVVDSNELANLKGPKICFVSNVETLVNDALSILGSDNNTLLVLTTDNRQEVPALHTIYDYWKENNTESSIESANVLKLNQKITINTTTFKELQNEELDAYLSKLEQRKRKQLITEITTRKGLKKGAAVALPTNLASDEGQKTEVDLVDDITNTEDLEKLLEEEEEDEDEDNEDNLINILEDEDRADGIEESIPVDIIITPGVNNKHKIFPFQPLRQKKDDYGIVVKFDQFVPAEDKDDITPSKRHINGDNEEDMDDDYVIKEASNKKIKSDSVNQPTKETKFSDDINHLRNSNRPGIREFKATEVNLNMSLTFINMESLVDRRSCGVIWPLFKSRKLILMGPSNVQDKHVTGIITSKTMEVTSLAYNQSIDFDTTIKALDITISPELDALLKWQRISNDYTLAHVTGRLVKESAHQSSAVPVTDNTTSSGREKYVLKPLNGNVGVQTNGSLAIGDVRLIKLKQNLNATNHTAEFKGEGILVVDDKVIIRKISDSETIIDGPPSALFYSVKKLVMDMLAKI, from the coding sequence ATGACGTATAGTTTCAAATGCTGTGATGACGGTTCTGGTATAGCAAGTGGGTCTATACTTAGATTTGACAATGTTACAATTTTATTAGACCCTGGTTGGAGCTCATATAAAGTCTCTTACGAGGATAGTGTGGCATTTTGGTCGAACATTATTGCTGAGGTTGACATAATTCTGATCTCGCAACCGACTACAGAATGTTTGGGTGCCTATACCTTCCTGTATTACAATTTTATATCGCATTTTATTTCACATATTCAGGTGTATGCTACACTGCCTGTAGCCAATCTAGGAAGAGTATCAACAATTGAATTTTACGTTACAAAGGGTATCATAGGTCCTTACCAAACAAACCAACTTGATATAGATGATGTTGAGAAAGCGTTTGATTTCATAGATGTGCTTAAATACTCTCAACTCGTTGATTTAAGATCCAAATACGATGgtttatcattatttgCATATAATTCAGGCTACGCACCGGGTGGTGCTATATGGTGTATAACTACTTACTCAGAGAAATTAATTTATGCCCCAAGATGGAATCATACTAGAGATACGATCTTGAATGCTGCTAATCTATTAGATAATACAGGAAAACCATTATCATCACTAATGAGACCGTCTGCAATAGTTACAAACTTCGATCATTTTGGCTCCTCACAACCTTTTAGAAAGCGTGCAAAATCTTTCAAGGATATACTTAAGACTAAACTAAGCAATAATGGTAATATTTTGATTCCAGTAGATATTGGTGGTAAATTCTTAgatctttttgttttggttCACGATTTCCTTTATGAGAATGGCAGGAATAATAAGTTAGCAAATATTCCAATTGTACTCCTGTCCTACACAAAGGCAAGATCACTAACATATGCAAAATCTATGACGGAATGGTTTTCTAGTATCTCAGCTAAAACTTGGGAAAATAGAAACCAAAAAACAGCTTTTGATCTGGATACGCCATTTTCTGTTGTGGACTCAAATGAATTGGCAAATTTGAAGGGTCCTAAAATATGCTTTGTTTCTAATGTAGAGACATTGGTTAACGATGCATTGTCGATTTTAGGGTCAGATAATAATACATTGTTAGTTTTGACTACAGATAACAGACAGGAAGTTCCAGCACTTCATACAATATATGACTACTGGAAGGAGAATAATACTGAAAGTTCAATTGAAAGTGCAAATGTTCTAAAACTGAACCAAAAAATTACCATAAATACCACAACATTCAAGGAATTGCAGAACGAAGAACTTGATGCTTATCTAAGTAAATTAGAACAAAGGAAACGGAAACAGTTGATAACAGAAATTACGACCAGGAAGGGGCTCAAAAAGGGGGCCGCCGTTGCCCTTCCTACTAATTTAGCATCTGATGAAGGTCAGAAAACAGAAGTTGATCTGGTTGATGACATTACAAACACCGAAGATCTGGAAAAACtattagaagaagaggaggaGGACGAAGAcgaagataatgaagataatcttattaatattttagaagatgaagatagAGCCGACGGAATTGAGGAGTCTATTCCAGTAGATATAATAATTACGCCTGGTGTTAACAACAAGCACAAAATATTTCCATTTCAGCCTCttagacaaaaaaaagatgatTATGGTATTGTAGTGAAGtttgatcaatttgttCCAGCTGAAGACAAAGATGATATTACGCCATCAAAGAGACATATAAATGGAGATAATGAGGAGGATATGGATGACGATTATGTTATAAAGGAAGCTTCTAATAAGAAGATCAAATCAGATAGTGTTAACCAGCCCACAAAAGAGACTAAATTTTCGGATGATATTAATCACTTGCGGAATAGCAACAGACCTGGTATACGAGAGTTTAAAGCAACTGAGGTTAACTTAAATATGAGTTTAACGTTTATCAACATGGAAAGTTTGGTGGATAGAAGGTCATGTGGTGTGATATGGCCACTTTTTAAAAGCCGCAAATTAATTTTGATGGGACCTTCAAATGTTCAAGACAAGCATGTAACTGGCATCATCACTAGTAAAACCATGGAAGTAACCAGCCTGGCATATAATCaatcaattgattttgataCTACCATCAAGGCATTGGATATAACGATATCTCCAGAATTGGATGCACTTCTCAAATGGCAGAGGATCAGTAACGACTACACACTTGCGCACGTAACCGGTAGACTAGTCAAGGAAAGTGCCCATCAGTCCTCGGCTGTACCAGTAACAGATAACACCACTTCTAGTGGAAGAGAGAAATATGTGCTAAAACCATTAAATGGCAATGTCGGTGTACAGACCAATGGCTCACTAGCTATTGGTGATGTCAGATTAATCAAACTGAAACAAAACTTAAACGCGACTAATCATACTGCAGAGTTCAAGGGTGAAGGTATATTGGTAGTGGATGATAAAGTAATTATTAGAAAGATAAGTGATAGTGAAACTATAATTGATGGTCCCCCATCGGCACTGTTCTATTCTGTGAAAAAGCTAGTGATGGATATGCTAGCTAAGATATAA
- the MSL5 gene encoding mRNA splicing protein MSL5 (CAGL0D02354g~Ortholog(s) have pre-mRNA branch point binding activity, role in mRNA splicing, via spliceosome and commitment complex, cytosol localization), whose translation MSERREEERGRTGFSMKKNHNSNFNRRNQEQIHQKLPTKISGPLTLEQLCAYQHMFRIQEISSIIKSHSFEVPNARNRSPSPPPVYDAEGKRINTREQLYKKKLMNERFKLVEVVSKLIPGYSAPKDYKRPTTFQEKYYIPVSQYPQINFVGLLLGPRGKTLRKMQEDSGCKIAIRGRGSVKEGKTSSDLPPGAMDFSDPLHCLIIADNEEKIENGIKACRNIVIKAVTSPEGQNELKRGQLRELAELNGTLREDNRPCATCGQQGHKKYECPHRETFAMKIICRRCNQPGHTIRDCTSDSNYGKQIHSSRYNNEMPYHRTSTAVDQPSAYSRYGYTPRNHNGSSRFNDNSKYLNNGNKRATPQPELELETSHKRQQINPTSSSQDTLSHQTNHMTMTTIEDSGIDKLQLPAGMSNENPIPQPVNFNEIQINDVSGPNGTLEAPPGLDLGNNDSNITLQGPPGLN comes from the coding sequence ATGAGTGAGcgaagagaagaagaaagaggtAGAACTGGCTTTTCTATGAAAAAGAATCACAACTCCAATTTTAATCGAAGGAATCAAGAACAAATACACCAGAAGTTGCCAACGAAAATAAGCGGTCCATTAACTTTAGAGCAGCTTTGTGCATATCAGCATATGTTCAGGATACAAGAAATATCTTCAATTATAAAATCCCATAGCTTTGAAGTTCCAAACGCTAGAAATCGTTCTCCATCACCTCCTCCAGTTTATGATGCAGAAGgtaaaagaataaatacAAGAGAACAACtttataaaaagaaattgatgaatGAAAGATTCAAACTAGTGGAGGTCGTCTCTAAGTTAATTCCAGGATATTCAGCTCCTAAGGATTATAAGAGACCTACCACTTTTCAAGagaaatattatatacCAGTTTCTCAATATCCACAAATAAACTTCGTTGGACTATTATTAGGACCCAGAGGGAAAACACTAAGAAAAATGCAAGAAGATTCTGGATGTAAGATTGCTATCAGAGGTAGAGGTTCAGTTAAGGAAGGTAAGACCTCATCAGATCTGCCACCAGGAGCCATGGACTTTTCTGACCCATTGCATTGTTTAATAATCGCTGATAATGAAGAGAAGATAGAAAATGGTATCAAAGCCTGTCGAAATATTGTAATAAAGGCAGTCACATCTCCAGAAGGACAGAATGAGTTGAAGAGAGGACAACTACGTGAACTAGCGGAATTGAATGGTACTTTAAGAGAAGATAATAGGCCTTGTGCTACTTGTGGTCAACAGGGTCATAAGAAATACGAATGTCCACATAGGGAGACATTTGCAATGAAGATTATTTGTAGGCGATGTAATCAACCAGGTCATACAATAAGAGACTGTACTTCAGATTCTAACTATGGAAAACAGATACACTCTTCGagatataataatgaaatgcCTTACCATAGAACCAGCACAGCTGTCGATCAACCGAGTGCGTACTCGAGATATGGATATACACCAAGAAATCATAATGGAAGTAGTAGATTCAACGATAATTCCAAATATCTGAACAATGGTAACAAAAGGGCTACTCCACAACCCGAGCTTGAATTAGAAACTAGTCATAAGAGGCAACAAATTAATCCTACCTCAAGTTCTCAGGATACCTTAAGTCACCAGACTAATCATATGACTATGACAACGATAGAAGATTCTGGAATTGATAAGTTACAACTTCCTGCTGGTATGTCTAATGAAAATCCTATACCACAGCCTGTTAATTTCAACGAGATTCAAATAAATGACGTCTCTGGACCAAATGGCACTTTAGAAGCGCCACCGGGCCTTGACTTGGGAAATAATGATTCTAACATAACCCTGCAAGGACCACCAGGTCTAAACTAG